The segment TTCTGATCAGATAGATCTGTCAAATCATATAGAACAGATCAACAGGATATGTTTTCAGGATCAGTTGGCATGCTAAATCCAAATGTACTTCCTTTTCCAAGTTCACTCTTGACCCAGACCTCACCACCATGCATTTCAACAAATTTCTTAACAAGAGCAAGGCCAAGTCCTGTACCGCCATATTCTCTTGAGTTTGAAGAATCCACCTGGAAGAACGGCTTGAACAGTTTTTCCTGATTCTCTTGTGAAATACCTATACCAATATCCTTTACGAAGATATTAACAGAACTATCAGATATTTTACCACCAATGGTCACTGCCCCTCCCTGATCTGTGAACTTGATGGAGTTGTTCACAAGGTTGTAAAGGACCTGCTTGAATTTGATCATGTCTGCTTTTATGGTAGGCATTTCAATGTCGATGTTAAATGTCAGATCGATCCCTTTCTTTTTTGAAAGAGGTATCATCAATGCTCCTACTTCATCAATAGCATCGGATACAGTGAATTCATTAACACGAAGTTCCATCTCACCGGTTTCAATATTTGAGAAATCCAAAAGATCATTGATCAGTTCCAGCAGATGATTTCCATTTCTAAGAACTTTAGATATGTATTTCTTCTGCTCTTCATTCAAAGAGCCGTAATCTTCACTGCAAAGTAGATCGGAGAATCCGATGATCATAGTAAGGGGAGTTCTTAGCTCATGGCTCATATTAGAGATGAATTCGGTCTTGGCCATGTTGGCAGATTCCGCAGCAACTTTTGCACGGAGCATTGCTTCTTCTGCTTGCTTGCGCTCGGTAATATCTTGGACAATTCCCTGGAAGTGAGTTGCTTTTCCTTCCCCGTTCCTCAAAATAAAGGTCTTCTCATTTACCCACAATAAATTTCCATCTTTTGTTATCAAACGATATTCTGAGTTATAGTTGTCACTTCCCTCCTTACACTTTCCTTTAAGTGTATCCTTTACCATTTGATAATCATCGGGATGGACCAGATCTCCATAATTAATTCGCCCAAGTACGAAATCCTCGGCTGAATAACCAAGCTTTAAAACATTCTCTGAAGCATAATCTGCAGGCCAGAGATCCTCTGCCCTCCATAAGAATGCCATTGTAGAGCTATTGTTTATGATGCCTTCCAGAGCTTTTTGTTTCCGAATTGCTTCCTCAAAGGCAAGACAATTGTTCTTCTGCTCAGTAATATCGTCCACAGTCAGCAATACAAGTGGTTCATTATTTTGTCGTATCAGGGTCGTTGAAATCAAAAAATGAAGTGTTACAGACTTATCATTGCTTACGATCTCCAATTCGCCTTCCTTTTTGTAAATGCTTTCACCGGTCTCAAAAGTGTGCATAACAGAGTTTCTTACAGTACATTCTGAGCATTCTCTGTTCTTCCCACAACCTTCTAATTTGATCGAATTTACACAGCCGAAGAGTTCACCACCAAGAAGACCAATACTATCCTTTTTTTCGTTCCCTAATGCAATAGTAGCAGTCCGATTGATGTATTCAACTTTCCCTTCCT is part of the Methanococcoides methylutens genome and harbors:
- a CDS encoding PAS domain-containing protein, giving the protein MEGSNLDGSNIIQREFSGDESCKSSTGSFVDSDILSPIFDDIPMIMILVNQEGKVEYINRTATIALGNEKKDSIGLLGGELFGCVNSIKLEGCGKNRECSECTVRNSVMHTFETGESIYKKEGELEIVSNDKSVTLHFLISTTLIRQNNEPLVLLTVDDITEQKNNCLAFEEAIRKQKALEGIINNSSTMAFLWRAEDLWPADYASENVLKLGYSAEDFVLGRINYGDLVHPDDYQMVKDTLKGKCKEGSDNYNSEYRLITKDGNLLWVNEKTFILRNGEGKATHFQGIVQDITERKQAEEAMLRAKVAAESANMAKTEFISNMSHELRTPLTMIIGFSDLLCSEDYGSLNEEQKKYISKVLRNGNHLLELINDLLDFSNIETGEMELRVNEFTVSDAIDEVGALMIPLSKKKGIDLTFNIDIEMPTIKADMIKFKQVLYNLVNNSIKFTDQGGAVTIGGKISDSSVNIFVKDIGIGISQENQEKLFKPFFQVDSSNSREYGGTGLGLALVKKFVEMHGGEVWVKSELGKGSTFGFSMPTDPENISC